The nucleotide window gttaaaattatgatttaaacagctCAGATATTAcacaagatttaacagaagaattaatgtaagcacttttataaaattaaatgctTCGTACTTTccgcctttaaaccctccaaaaattggccccattcacttccattgtaagtgtctcactgtaacttcgattttttgcttttttatttataaaaggaGGGAGAagttatttttgtggtaaacaacattatgccacaaatgctgttgattgagcttaacatgtattgaacctggaatataccTTCAATGttgataaaatgtacttattttcagTCTTCCaggaaaatgtatgaaaatattGAGGACTCATATTGCAAATTTGCACATAAACTTGTGGCATTAGTTGGGCTAATATTGTATCTTAGTCCAAAACAGACAGATTGCAATTACGTTTGGCGCCACTAGTGATGCGTAAGATCCACATTGCATCTTTAAATATAGAACTGgttcagaatgtcaaaaatgAATGTACCTTCTCCTGGAGACGCTCTAACATGGCGGTGATGTGGGCCTCCCTGTTCTCTTTGTTCATCTCCATTCTTTGATCCAGCTTTTCTTTGGCCATCTTGATGAAGTTGTTGTGCTCCTCTATGGCTTTCTTGACCACCTCCCGTTCATGTTCTCTCTTCTCAGCCAAGTGCTTCAGAAGCTCAGATTCTTGACACTGATGGGTTTGAAAGGGCAGAAAAACAATATGAGACTCCACAGTATGTCACCTCAAAACATATATACTGCACTTCTGATTGAAACACAATTTTCCATCATAAGTTGTCACACGTCTATTTAAAATTTCAGGTACAGGATGCTAAATATTCAGGAACAGTTTTACTTTGTAATAGACATACAAGTGAAAACTACATTTCCTTTCTGAATACCTTTCTTCTCTCATCAGCTGCATCTAGTTTTTTCTGGATCTCTTCCAACGAGGGGTCCCTGCGTGGTGGGAAGGTGGGATGAAACTCTCTCTGACCGTCAAAGGATGGTGGTCTGAGGATGACCTCAAAGGCCTGACCAGATGATCGCTTGTTTATCTCAATGACCTCCATGTCTTTAATAATGCCCAGGTTGAGATCCACTACATCTAAAACAGAGGACCAACAAAGAAaagatgaatctcacaaaaaacaTATTCAGGTCACATACATATAGGCTAGTgtacaaaatgtacagtatatattgcataaacaaaactattattgcaataaaaaaaactattattattattgcattacaGTAGTAAGAAATGGAATGGAAATTtttttgcaatgcaaaaaaaatacaaaataaaggtcTTGTGGTCCTAAAAATGCATTCATTATGTGCaacttcttatttatttattttgatttcgtCTTGTAATTTAACCTGAACAATATTCTAGACAGGTTTCATAAGATTCACCGAATAATTAACAAAAGATGAATTTATGCAACTGACTTAAATGAAGTAACattcataaataaaaacattaaaactccTAAAGTTTGCATTCCCTAAAAATGCATTGACAAGCTTTAATCTGTGACATATGTGTGacttaaagaaatatatttttagatgaaACCTATAAAGGGGCTGAAGGTACCTTGTGTTTTCTTTGTGGTCTTTTCCCGCGGTTCTGGCAAAATGCAGGAGCAGAACAGAGACACTAGGGGGAGCTCCTTCATCTTCTCTCTGTAcgctgcaggagagagagatagagagagagagagagagagagagagagagagagagagagagagagagagagagagacaagttaTTTTGAGCAACGCCACTGATGACATGCTGTGATATCACACATAATTCCTTATGCCTGATCAAATACTAACAAGAGCACATGCGATCAGGCAGGTGGACTTACACATTTTCTCACACATACCTGCAAGAGTCATCTTTCCTTCAAGTTCACCAAGGCAACTCAGCTGATCCTAGAGGAGACAGGAAAGATGATGTAATCAGAAACCACAGTCTATCGATTCTTCAGGATATGTCTTTGTCCTTACATTAAAGTCCCACTTAGTTTAGACAACTACTGCATTTTATCATTAGCAAATGCACAGGAACAATTATATAGGCAAAACACAAATCCCACTTAAATTTAAGACAGAAAGCtgctaaatctaacacaacataATACACAACAATATGCTTGCTGTAACatttaaaccttaaaaaaaatctattcaaaaCCACCAAACAAAGCAAGCAACACATAAAGATAAAAGTAATTTACATGAGGCAATATTTTGCAAAGATTATCTCAGAGTTGTTCAAGGTTTCTGAATGTCTTTCAGCCTACGCGccttttctatctgtctctttTTCTATGCCTCTGTCCTCCCTGTGCCCCCTCATTTCCCACGCTCACGATTGCTGCACATGCTAAAACCTTTGAAACCATTTTCAGTGCATGCATGGGCTTaaactatatattaaattaaaaacttttaGTCGTCAGTACAAAGATGCCCTTCTTTCCATTTAATATGTACTATCATAGACCTATATACATACCATATGTATATATACCAGCTATCCACAATTAAATGGCTCACAAACTGAACACTCAAATATGGATTATTACACCCATTTTGTCATAGAATTGCAGGCATGATAAACTAATTTAGCTCCCGTTTTATGAATGCCAGCAACACAGCTTATTTAATAAATAACACATGCTTTTGTTTAGAGTTCAGCAAAAATCTTGCATTGCTAttctcaataatttttttatcagtcttagaaaagtaaaataaatagatttataacattttacattacaatCTTTACACATTTCTTTGTTATTTATAATGCGCGTCAAAGCATTTTCTTAACCACCCACTGCTTTCTAATTGAaaaaatatcttgttttaaaatcagAGGCACGCAGCTCTATGCAGGGGCTGTGGCCTTCTGCACCACCAACACATAATCACACCTCGCAGAACCACCTACAACAATAATCAGAGCACACTCAATGCAGGACCTCcaagagcgccacctacattgaAATGAATGCTTTTCTCTACATGCCACTTTATAAATGCACTTTTTCCACTTTGCCCCTATATTCCACATAGCACTAGCCAATGCAATGCACTTTGCATTAGAACAATGTTATAATAAAGCACAACACTGCATGATTGCTCTCATAATTGATAATAATAGAGTCCTGATGTGGAATTAAGATACTTAAAAGATGCCAAAATCAACAATGCAAACAAATTTGTATATGCATATAATACAATTTATGTAAACATATTAAGTTCTATAATCCTAGCTGCCcaaagtataacatttttgttCAGAAACGTGCAAAGATTGCATTGCAATTCTGAAATGCAAAATAATGTAGGGCATGccacaaaatatacagtatatacagtatatatatatatatagttgcaaATTAGAAATAAACATAATCTGCCTAGTAGTATGAAAATAACTTCTTTAAAGATAAACATAACATCAGTCTAGTCACCTTCTGACAAAGCATTCTCTCTTTGTCCTGCAAATGCATTAAATAGTAAATTATGCTATTAGATGATATTCACCTTAACTCACCGGTTAAGTGCGTGATTCTGTCTGTCTTGTCCTCACACTCAGTCTGACAGTCTGCTGCTGTTTGGATGCTCAACCTGGCAGCATCAGCACCACCTCTGCTAGATAAAGCATGACATCACCTTCCAGCTCTGTGATTGGCCGAGAGGGATGCAAGCTTCTGATGGGCTGGAATGGTTGGGAGTGCAGATAGGGGGTGGTTAACTCTTTGTTGAGAAACAGAAATGGAGGGAGCATAGATTTATGCCGTTATAAACAGAAGAATCAtactaatttttaaataataaagaaatgattaaatataaattaatacatttaaaaaggaaacagaatgtacaataataatattttttgatatCTGAGAACTAACTGTTAGCAAGTGGAAACAGCAAATCTTgaccaaaagcaaatataaagaCTTGAAAACCTGTTTTGCTTTGCAGATgcgtttctttttttaatttgactCAGTTTAGAATTTAATTATGTGCAGAATCCTGTGTTAAACCAGTTCTGTTTGGTTTCAAAGCTGTTTGAAATGTCATGTCTAAAAATGGAGGAGGACAGTGATGTATGTGTcatccacacactcactcatggcTGCAGTCCTGTGGATTACTATGATACAGTATCCTTGCCAACATGCTTATCTGGAGGCAGACAGAccgggcctgtttgaggtccatcTGTGGCACTGGTGCAGTGCCAACTCAATAAATGGGGTTTTCACATTTTAAGACAGTTTGtagaaaattaaagggatagttcacttttttttttttttttttttttttttaccatttattcAATTAGATGTTGCTTCctaacctgaatgactttctttcttcagtgaaacacaaaaagtggattttttcttttgcataatgaaagtgaatgggggatgaggctgtcaagctccaaaattacaaaaaggaccataaaagtATCCTAAAAGCGGTACATATGACACATGCCCTTCATTCCAAGATTTCTGCAGCCATACAattgctttgtgtgaagaacagacccaaatgtaagtcattattaactgataatcttcaCCTTTGCAgctttcaaatcaaatatggtgtcATTACTTTACACTTCCAAAAACAGGCCAAAACATTCTTCAAATATTTACCTTTTGTGTcacatggaagaaataaagtcatacggtTTGGAGttcgagggtgagtaaaagatgactgaattattattattttttaggttAATTAAATGGACAAAAATGCATGTCACTTTtctaattttacaaataaatggtTTCTGACAGCATTACACAACATTTTGAGGGTACAAAAATGTTGTAACAGGATTTGAAGTGTTACTTTCAGAAATACAACATCAAAGCTTGCGTGAAGTTTTAAGAGTTTAGCATCAGGCTTCTAAGGTGGTTATATGAACCTGTTTGCTGTGCCATATTGAAAGCACAACAAGGTTGAATTCTCTCAGGTAAAGTAGAGGTGGAAATGCTCCCAGTGGTCTGATATGGATGTTGAAAATGGCAGAAGAGAACACACTGTACCTGCTTTATTTCCCAGTGGCATAACAACCATCTAAAAACCCTGACGTCACCCCACACAAAACACAATTAACTGTCATACTTCTCCAACCAAGTTATAATGCCTTAATTTCAAAGTAAATAGAGCAAAAGCAGTGTTTGCCTGCAAAAAACATCTATTTGAGCTCTAGTAATACAATGTAAGCAGATAAGTTGTGCAATACCGCATAAAGGATCTCCCACCCATACAAACTGGCCGGGTGTTGAAGCTCGGTGGGCTTCTTTTATGCCTCGCATTGGTGGATGTGATCACTGGAGGGGGCCGCAGGGGGAGGGGAGACTGAAGCTCTCATGTGCTATTCAAATCACACTCTGGCAATGATGTCATCCAGCTGCCTGCTAGGTGGAGACTCGAGCGCATGCATACAGGGTTTCACATGGCAACAGAGTGAAAAATGCAGCAAACgagattactttaatcaataacAAAGACAAGAACAAAAGGAAATTGTTTGCAAAAGGTGTCCTAAATGAACTGTAACcagaatgtaaaaacaaaaagagatggGTGaatagggggggggggggcagtggAAGAAAACAATGTGCCTGCAAGGAAAGCCTGATCATCACTGGTAACTCTGCTATGATGTaatttccagccaatcagaagagaTTCTCTAGTCAGAATGATGCAGTTTCCAGTAGGCCTGACCTGAGAAGCATCAGAGAGGATGAGACAAGCATTagtgaggatgatgatgaagcTAATTATATATACCAAGCATGAACTGTCAAAAATCCATATCTCTATATTTTTGGCATAACATAAAtaactacatttatgcattttctgaataaaatgtaAGTTGTGCTtgcctgttgctagggtgttatgggtgtttgcaaaggcattgctatgtggtttctaatttgttttcagtattttttaatacattgctATActgttgatagggtgttctgggtggttgcttacgaGCCCATGTCAGAGCCTACACTAAAATGTTcgatgatattctggtccctatggTTTTGCAgcacttgcacacattggataagctggtaagaacaccggtaaaggtgtttacaggcAGAATGAATTCAGGGTAAAGGGCATAATTCAATGTGTGCTGattggtttatgcttaaacaGTTTAtgaagcataatcagtgtaattAGAATGTTAACATCCTCAATGATATGTTTTTGCCCATTTAGTGCCCACCAggtgaaaataacaaaaaaattatagcaAATCTCCCCACAACAATGCCCCCCCCCGGGGGGGGGGGCCCGCCCCCTGACACGAGTAACACTGTAGTCTATGACTTGTGATTCTTGAGACAGAATGATCGATGTGCTTTGCTTAAGAGGAATATTATAGTGTTCAAAATGAATTATAGCTGAACATATTGAGATAACTTCATTCTGACAAGCTCCTCCTGAATAATACAGTGCAATACAGTTAATAATTAATTGTCCTTCTGGACTATACAAATGCAAAGTAACAATCTCTACTTATGTTTAGGTTAGTAACCTTGAGATGCATATTAATATAATCTTTTAATGGTGAGACGCTTTACTGTACATATCAAAATGACAGATACataagttgtcacaagggcttaACTTATGTAACTATAAGGATATGGGTCAAAAGTCCAAATAGACAAATGAAAAAGTTTACTTCTctagcagtgtttttttttttttgtttccatcATAATTTTGGGTCATTTTTGTGAATCCGTCATACTAAAACTCcatatcataaaaaaatgtaattgccacGGTCATGTTGCCAATGTACACTTTGCACGTTTTCTGGGTTTGGAACATGAAAGAAAACAATGGGTACATTTCTATCGAAGTACATCTGAGaccaaattaaatattacttttgtattcccatttgctccagcagccaaataaaaaatccactattccatgagattaaaataaaaagaagtgAAAGATGGATTAcggcagtcagaagagagaaagatgctaAATTACTTTCACTCCCTTGGAAGCTGAAGTTGAAGCCATATcactagttttttttattaaagagtaatataacacaaaggaataatgttatacatttaaaaaattgactaaatgaaaatataagtttgctagatttacacaAATCTAAATTGATCTAAATTAAGGATGAAATACAATAGCACAGTCTGAATAAGACCCATTTATTTTTGAGGCACTGGAATGCTACATTGATTTTGCAATTATGATCGTGCTTTTTTGCATATGTTTATGTCCAAATGTTGTCTGGTTTAACCAGTTTGTCAGGTTTACCCCATTTGCCAATTTGTATTTATGTAATTTGGCTTCAAGGTGTGAAGGACTCTTTGAATTGTGAGAGTGGGTCATTTCTGCAGACTCTAAACTCAGGGCATGACATCACTCTAATGGGTCACATGCTATATGAGTCATAGCTTTTAACTCTGGTTGTCAGTATCTATCTGGTCTGGACTTACTGTAAAAACACACAACATGTTTGGGCATTTTGTTCACTTGCAGTTGATTGTGCTCAATAAACACAGAACAAAAGATGAcatcacatgcaaatacaaatgtGGAGTAGATCATTTTTACTGCacacttattaatacataatgaaTAGCAtactatttgaaaaacaaattggaTGTGAAACAGTATGTAGAACATAATGTTAAATGTTACCCTTTAGGCTTTGATGGGCCCCtccaaaaaatatgaataactactgtcttgaccaacacatcatttgaaagcttcgAAGCTCTATTTTCCAGCACATTCAGGCATTAAGACCAAAAcggaacaagtgctttgaaatttgcagacaaatcataagtgttccattttgataatttatataaaaaagataTTGCACTGTATATAGCGATGTGTCATCAAAGAGCCATGTGTCATatattgttggaaagctctccAAGAGTTGAacacaaccagcctatttgtattaatcactgtaaaaaatatagcgagtaatcaGTAAATGTCTTTTACAATTAtgcaggtgttgcttatatgtcGCATGTTCACTTATACATTTACAAAAACGAAACAGAACATacaatatcacataccattacttacaggaagtgattatctttcaaacaagcccacacacaaggcAATCGAatacatagatcattagataatccacacgaagcacaaagttacatatagccaccaggagatggcgccaagtaaatGACAAACTCAGTTAAGTAGACTCATTGAAAAATCACATCTCTATGATACGCATACCTTTAgtaattgttgtgtttgcaaATGTAATTAGGTCTTATGTACaactattatgttttatttgtttggagatgttttggacactgataaattatttttgtaatgctattactaaagattgctttgttgtatcaacacatttttgctcagatacagttgacatgattgggggaaaaaaattaagaaaaaagtagtttttcggagccaccttatttacacccagagatatataatgtcaaataagaaaaataaattaatatttaagcaGTTTtttggctgagagtctcagaatgtttcattaattataaaatgtgaaaCGTTTTCTTTACGATGTTACCAAACACTTGACAAAAATAGCAAGTAGGgtcaagttataagcctttaattttggttatgccactgaaacaggaaatctttaaaaacacattcagagtCATCATTTAAGAAACATAAGTGAGTATTGagcctgactaccacccctggagttgcaagttcgaaaccagggtgtgctgagtgactccagccaagtctcctaagcaacaaaattggcctggttgctagggagggtagagtcatatggggtaacctccttgtggtcatgattaggggttctcgctctcaatggggcatgtggtaagttgtgtgtggttcATGgagagtctccatggtgtcatgcacaacaagccacgtgataagatgagaggattggcggtctcagaagcagaggcaactgagacttgtcctccaccacatggattgaggtgaataaccaTGCCACCAGGAGGACCTACAACGTAGTGGGAACTGGGGATTCCAAATGGGGGAAAAGGGGATTaacaaatttttttcaaaataaataaatacattttgcatttttaatcccattttgttttaaattgtcttacattttgggagtcagagtcaaatcaaatcatccatttccagtgtgacgaATGAATCGAAGTTGTGATTTCTTGACTCCTTATTTAACCCAGACTGCCattaacataaaaacacaaaacatacacaGCATAAAACAAAAATGGAATAAAAATCCCAAATAATCTTTTTTACATTCAAGATGATAACGACATGCCATTTACTGAAGTAAAAGTACATGgcaaggtcatgtgacaacatagAATactagtgtttgaaatgttttctcGTTGCAGTGTGCATtttcacatattattttatttaaatagaagaGAGTAATCATTGCAGACTGCATAGTATGCAGTAAGTACCTGTATTCCTTTCTCACACTGAAAGTAAGAGGTCAAGTTGAGTGCATTGTAAGATAGTGTTCCATACAGAGCTCCACTGCTAATTTTGGTAAAAGTTGTAGGTCATTAAATGTTTCCATGCATACAGAGCACAGTAAACATACTGCAAAAATAGTACGATTAGTATAGCATTTCAGACATCTCAGTGTTTCAATATGTAATACCAACAGAGATTCTGTCCTTCTTCACCACTCTAACCACTATTTGGCAGTGCAAATGCCTGTACAGGTGCTTTAGACAAACAGTTGATACTTTACTCATGATAATTTTaccaacaaatattttttgtgtaatttgaCGACTATGTACAATGATGTCCTAATCCAAGAATGAAAAATTACGCAATGCTTCATTGACCTTACACATAAATAAATCTAACAACCGTAGACTGGTACAAACCAGTTATAATTGACTTTTACATCTCGCCAGACATGCAATTCTAGCAGGCGTTCTGACACTTCCCGCTTTGATTCATTCAACTCATCCTGACTCTCGTTGTTTTTGTGTGGTGGCAGCAGGCAGGGGTGTTAAGATGGAGCGCTGGTAAATTCAGCCACATCATGACTCACTGTGAAAATCCAAAGGCAACTGCCACTTGTTAGGTTTGCCACACGACCTACATGCCTTGATGAGTCacccagacagacagagaaagtatgtgtgcatttgttcacGACTACACTGTGAGAAACTTCTAGGCAAGAATTCGAGCATGCAGAATTTGGATGCTGTCTATGAtgctcttaaaggaacagttcacccaaaatgttttattctctcatcatttactcaccagcaTTCCATCCCATATATGTaggattttctttcattaatgaccaggttatcctatcttctgctgaacataaacaaagatttgtagaagaatatctcagcactgtatcTCCAcaaaatgcaagtcaacagggtctgaaaagttgaagctcaataaagcacattaaggcagcataaaagtaatccatacaactccagtggttaaatccacatcttcaaaagcaatatgataggtgtgggtgagaaacggatcagtaCTTGTTTTAccacaaattctcctccctgcccactgGCGATattacatgaagaatgtgaatcgtcaaaaacaatagaagtcttaggagggctgtttgaaagtggag belongs to Xyrauchen texanus isolate HMW12.3.18 chromosome 16, RBS_HiC_50CHRs, whole genome shotgun sequence and includes:
- the LOC127656551 gene encoding stathmin-4-like isoform X1, which codes for MTLAAYREKMKELPLVSLFCSCILPEPREKTTKKTQDVVDLNLGIIKDMEVIEINKRSSGQAFEVILRPPSFDGQREFHPTFPPRRDPSLEEIQKKLDAADERRKCQESELLKHLAEKREHEREVVKKAIEEHNNFIKMAKEKLDQRMEMNKENREAHITAMLERLQEKDKHAEEVRKNKEQLEMDWQ
- the LOC127656551 gene encoding stathmin-4-like isoform X2; translation: MTLAAYREKMKELPLVSLFCSCILPEPREKTTKKTQDVVDLNLGIIKDMEVIEINKRSSGQAFEVILRPPSFDGQREFHPTFPPRRDPSLEEIQKKLDAADERRKCQESELLKHLAEKREHEREVVKKAIEEHNNFIKMAKEKLDQRMEMNKENREAHITAMLERLQEKDKHAEEVP